Proteins from a genomic interval of Gluconacetobacter diazotrophicus PA1 5:
- a CDS encoding catalase, translating to MTTEQTTAYHTTESGIPVSSDEHSLTVGADGPILLHDHYLIEQIAAFNREMIPDRQPHAKGSGAFGRFEVTHDVSRYTCAKFLQPGARTEVVARFSTVAGEAGSPDTWRDPRGFALKFYTEDGNFDMVGNNTPVFFVRDPLKFQHFIHSQKRRVDNGLRDNDMQWDFWTLSPETAHQVTWLMGDRGIPASWRHMDGFSSHTYLWVNAAGERFWVKYHFKTDQGIKCLTQEQAGQLAGADADYHRRDLYTAIKRGEHPSWTLKMQIMPYEDAKTYRINPFDLTKVWPQGEYPLIEVGKLTLDRNPTDFHSQIEQVAFEPNNFVPGTGLSPDKMLLGRSFAYADAHRARLGVNYKQIPVNAPKCPVHGYTKGGAMRMRDAHDPAYVPNSKGGPAADRQRFPENAVWAADGEFVRAAYTLRPDDDDFSQAHALVNRVMDDAARDRLVSNIVGHVLQGVEEPVLSRVFEYWSKIDETIGARVKEGVLAERAGD from the coding sequence ATGACGACTGAGCAGACAACAGCATATCATACGACGGAGTCCGGCATTCCCGTCTCCAGCGACGAGCATTCGCTGACTGTCGGTGCCGATGGCCCGATCCTGCTGCACGATCACTACCTGATCGAGCAGATAGCGGCATTCAATCGTGAGATGATCCCCGACCGTCAGCCCCATGCCAAAGGCAGCGGCGCGTTCGGTCGGTTCGAAGTCACCCACGATGTCAGCCGGTATACCTGCGCCAAATTCCTGCAACCGGGCGCGAGGACGGAGGTCGTCGCGCGCTTCTCGACCGTGGCGGGAGAGGCCGGAAGCCCGGATACGTGGCGCGATCCGCGTGGATTTGCCCTGAAATTCTATACGGAGGACGGCAATTTCGACATGGTCGGCAATAACACGCCGGTCTTCTTCGTGCGCGATCCGCTGAAATTCCAGCATTTCATCCATTCGCAGAAGCGCCGTGTGGATAACGGCCTGCGCGACAACGACATGCAGTGGGATTTCTGGACATTGAGCCCGGAGACCGCGCATCAGGTGACATGGCTGATGGGCGACCGTGGCATCCCGGCAAGCTGGCGCCACATGGATGGGTTTTCCAGCCACACCTATCTATGGGTGAATGCGGCTGGCGAGCGGTTCTGGGTGAAGTATCACTTCAAGACCGATCAGGGCATCAAGTGCCTGACGCAGGAGCAGGCAGGTCAGCTTGCGGGCGCGGATGCCGATTATCACCGGCGCGATCTCTATACGGCGATCAAACGTGGCGAGCATCCGAGCTGGACGCTCAAGATGCAGATCATGCCGTATGAGGACGCGAAGACCTATCGCATCAACCCGTTCGACCTGACCAAGGTCTGGCCGCAGGGCGAATATCCGCTGATTGAGGTCGGCAAGCTGACGCTCGACCGGAACCCGACGGATTTCCACTCCCAGATCGAGCAGGTCGCATTCGAGCCGAACAATTTCGTGCCGGGAACCGGACTGTCACCCGACAAGATGCTGCTGGGGCGTTCGTTCGCCTATGCGGATGCACATCGGGCGCGGTTGGGCGTGAACTATAAGCAGATTCCGGTCAACGCGCCGAAATGTCCGGTCCATGGCTACACCAAGGGGGGCGCCATGCGGATGCGTGACGCGCATGACCCGGCCTATGTGCCAAACTCCAAAGGTGGTCCCGCGGCTGACAGGCAGCGTTTCCCCGAGAATGCGGTCTGGGCAGCGGACGGCGAATTCGTACGTGCGGCGTATACGCTTCGGCCGGACGATGACGATTTCAGCCAGGCCCATGCGCTGGTCAACCGCGTGATGGACGATGCGGCGCGTGACCGTCTGGTGAGCAATATCGTCGGGCATGTGTTGCAGGGCGTTGAGGAACCTGTTTTGTCGAGGGTGTTCGAATACTGGTCGAAGATCGACGAGACGATCGGAGCACGGGTAAAGGAAGGTGTGCTCGCCGAACGAGCAGGAGATTAA
- a CDS encoding coniferyl aldehyde dehydrogenase, protein MLKDTDPLAAMTETLHRQRAAFLRDGPPTRTERRRDLRRLRAIVLEHRCAIEQAIDADFGHRSRHETDLMELVGVVQAIDYLTRNLHRFMRTEKRHVSLIYQGGRAHVTYQPKGVIGVMAPWNYPFSLVMIPLATAIAAGNRVMIKPSETTPRTSALIRMMLAEAFGDEKVAVVLGGPDVGAAFSRLPFDHLLFTGSTSVGRHIMAAASENLVPVTLELGGKSPVVVARGHVSDNAMNSIVFGKLSNAGQTCVAPDYALVHENDLEAFITSWDRAVTRSYPDGPTSADYSSIVNDHHYTRLTGLIDEARQRGGRVIEVGARPDAARKRTLTPTLVIGAEDDLAVMKEEIFGPILPVRTYRTMDDAIDFINARPRPLALYYFGARDADCARLLARTTSGNVGINNTMIHVAQDDLPFGGIGASGIGAYHGIEGFRTMSHARGVFIQSRWNLPALLRAPFGRLADIALRATLGKSRRHV, encoded by the coding sequence ATGTTGAAAGACACCGATCCTTTGGCCGCGATGACGGAGACACTTCATCGGCAACGGGCTGCCTTCCTGCGTGACGGACCACCCACACGCACGGAGCGTCGGCGCGACCTCCGACGGTTGCGCGCCATCGTGCTGGAGCACCGCTGCGCGATCGAACAGGCGATCGACGCCGATTTCGGGCACAGGTCGCGCCATGAGACCGACCTGATGGAACTGGTCGGCGTCGTGCAGGCCATCGACTACCTGACCCGCAACCTCCATCGCTTCATGCGGACGGAGAAGCGGCATGTGAGCCTGATCTATCAGGGCGGCCGCGCGCATGTCACGTATCAGCCGAAGGGTGTGATCGGCGTGATGGCCCCGTGGAACTATCCGTTTTCACTGGTCATGATCCCGCTGGCAACGGCCATCGCCGCCGGGAACCGCGTCATGATCAAGCCATCGGAGACGACGCCGCGGACCAGCGCGTTGATCCGGATGATGCTGGCCGAGGCATTTGGCGACGAGAAAGTTGCTGTCGTGCTGGGCGGTCCGGATGTGGGCGCAGCCTTCAGCCGACTGCCCTTCGACCATCTCCTGTTCACCGGCAGCACCTCGGTCGGCCGGCACATCATGGCGGCCGCGAGCGAAAATCTTGTTCCCGTGACGCTCGAACTGGGTGGCAAAAGCCCGGTCGTCGTTGCGCGCGGTCATGTCAGCGACAATGCGATGAACAGCATCGTGTTCGGCAAACTGTCCAATGCCGGGCAGACCTGCGTGGCTCCCGATTATGCGCTGGTGCATGAAAACGATCTGGAGGCGTTCATCACCTCCTGGGATCGCGCGGTGACCCGGTCCTATCCCGATGGTCCGACCAGTGCCGATTATTCGTCCATCGTCAACGACCACCATTACACGCGCCTGACGGGGCTGATCGACGAGGCGCGGCAACGGGGGGGCCGGGTGATCGAGGTGGGTGCCCGGCCTGACGCTGCCCGGAAACGGACCCTCACGCCCACGCTTGTTATCGGCGCTGAGGACGATCTGGCGGTGATGAAGGAGGAGATTTTCGGTCCTATCCTGCCGGTCCGGACGTACCGCACGATGGACGACGCGATCGATTTCATCAACGCGCGCCCACGCCCGCTGGCGCTGTATTATTTCGGTGCGCGCGATGCCGACTGCGCCAGGCTGCTGGCCCGGACGACGTCGGGGAATGTCGGCATCAACAACACGATGATACACGTCGCTCAGGACGATCTGCCGTTCGGTGGCATCGGCGCCAGCGGCATAGGCGCCTATCATGGCATCGAGGGGTTTCGTACCATGAGCCATGCCAGGGGCGTGTTCATCCAGAGCCGCTGGAACCTACCCGCCCTGCTGCGTGCACCGTTCGGACGTCTGGCCGATATTGCCCTGCGCGCGACGCTTGGAAAATCGCGCCGACACGTTTAG